Proteins from a genomic interval of Quercus lobata isolate SW786 chromosome 11, ValleyOak3.0 Primary Assembly, whole genome shotgun sequence:
- the LOC115966773 gene encoding protein FAR1-RELATED SEQUENCE 5-like: MQLEDPSYFYSVQVDDDGLILNIFWADARSIVDYGHFGDVLCFDTTYRTNQYDRSFAPFIGVNHHKQTTIFSAALLYDETIESFKWLFKTFFSAMLRKQPKTILTDQSAAMAKAIAEVFVESNHRLCVWHIYQNAAKKLSHVFHSSKHFAADLSTYMYDYEDEDEWLVAWNNMLEKYDLTNNKWLCGIFDLKEKWVMVYGRYMFTADMKSTQRSESMNNVLKKYLKSKYNFLPFLEHYSRVLADRRRQKLQAEFKMRQTTPVLQLDVEMLRHAVKLYTPKMFKMFQDEYMKMGDCTIFKVNKSDTIIKYKVKYRQKTQEHLVKYEASTTNVQCSCMKFSFVGILCIHALKVLDKKNIQILPTHYILKRWTQDAKVGSIKNYHVVDIKAESEIMYDYAKKCSETLLKDLQEMRKKCYSLCMEDQTKVHDEVVLEDANSSFDINSFEENSNVEQVSQLVDNFTQEPVFCSHLVGQDYVVGEIVETNQVSVALDDNL; encoded by the exons atgcAATTAGAAGATCCATCTTACTTTTATTCAGTACAAGTTGATGATGATGGTCTAATATTGAACATATTTTGGGCTGATGCTAGATCAATAGTTGATTATGGCCACTTTGgagatgttttgtgttttgataCAACTTATAGGACAAATCAATATGATCGATCCTTTGCTCCATTTATCGGGGTTAATCatcacaaacaaacaaccatctTCAGTGCAGCTTTACTTTATGATGAAACCATAGAGTCATTTAAGTggttgtttaaaactttttttagtGCAATGTTAAGGAAACAGCCAAAAACTATACTTACAGATCAGTCTGCTGCAATGGCTAAGGCAATAGCAGAGGTATTTGTTGAATCGAATCATCGTTTATGTGTATGGCATATTTATCAAAATGCTGCtaagaaactaagtcatgtatTTCATTCATCAAAGCACTTTGCAGCTGATTTGAGCACTTATATGTATGAttatgaagatgaagatgaatggCTAGTTGCATGGAATAATATGCTTGAGAAATATGATCTTACTAATAATAAATGGTTGTGTGGGATATTtgatctaaaagaaaaatgggTCATGGTATATGGTCGATATATGTTTACTGCTGATATGAAAAGCACCCAACGTAGTGAGTCAATGAACAAtgtattgaaaaaatatttgaaatcgaaatataattttttgccttttttggAACATTACTCTAGAGTCTTGGCTGATAGAAGACGTCAAAAACTACAAGCTGAGTTCAAAATGAGGCAGACAACACCAGTTTTACAACTTGATGTGGAGATGTTGAGACATGCTGTAAAGTTGTACACCCcaaaaatgttcaaaatgttTCAAGATGAATATATGAAGATGGGGGATTGTACAATTTTCAAGGTTAATAAATCTGATACTATCATTAAATACAAAGTTAAATATAGGCAAAAAACTCAAGAGCACCTTGTTAAATATGAAGCCTCAACAACTAATGTTCAGTGTAGTTGCATGAAGTTCAGTTTTGTAGGAATTCTTTGTATCCATGCTTTGAAGGTTCTTGACAAAAAAAACATTCAGATACTTCCAACTcattatatattgaaaagaTGGACACAAGATGCAAAGGTTGGTTCTATCAAGAACTATCATGTTGTTGATATTAAAG CAGAATCTGAGATAATGTATGATTATGCCAAAAAATGTTCTGAAACATTATTGAAGGATTTGCaagaaatgaggaaaaaatgTTATTCCCTTTGCATGGAGGATCAGACAAAGGTCCATGATGAAGTTGTTCTTGAGGAT GCCAATTCCTCATTTGACATTAattcttttgaagaaaatagTAATGTTGAACAAGTTTCACAGTTGGTGGATAATTTCACTCAG GAACCTGTCTTTTGTAGTCATTTGGTTGGACAAGACTATGTTGTTGGAGAAATTGTTGAGACAAATCAG GTTTCAGTAGCTCTTGATGATAATTTATAA
- the LOC115967913 gene encoding scopoletin glucosyltransferase-like encodes MGSKNRQLHIFFFPFMGHGHLIPTMDMAKLFTTRGLKATIVTTPRNVPLFSKTSDINIDIQIIKFPAVEAGLPEGCENIDSLNSPEMAHNFLKATKMLQQPLEQLLQDFQPSCLVADMFFPWATDVAAKFGIPRLVFHGISFFSLSVDHSLRLYEPHKKVFSDSEPFVLPNFPGDIKLTRMQLPDFIKHEVETDFSKLLQEVMESELRSYGVVVNSFYELEPAYAEHYKNVMGRKAWHIGPVSLCNKGAEDKTQRGKEASIDEHECLKWLATKKPNSVVYICFGSIAHFSDSQLMEIAMGLEASGQQFIWVVRKAKNEKEEEDWLPKGFEKRMEGKGLIIRGWAPQVLILEHEAVGGFVTHCGWNSTLEGVSAGVPMVTWPMGAEQFYNEKLVTQILKIGVDVCARQWSRVLMGDGIKWEAIEKAVRQIMVGEEAEEMRGRAKALGKMARRAIEEGGSSYSDLIALIEELRSYCP; translated from the coding sequence ATGGGTAGCAAAAATCGTCAGCTTCACATATTCTTCTTCCCTTTCATGGGCCATGGCCATCTGATACCGACCATGGACATGGCCAAGCTATTCACAACGCGAGGTTTGAAGGCAACGATTGTCACTACTCCTCGCAACGTGCCTTTATTCTCCAAAACTAGCGACATCAACATTgatatccaaatcatcaagttCCCTGCTGTAGAGGCTGGTTTGCCCGAAGGATGTGAGAATATTGACTCACTCAATTCCCCAGAAATGGCTCACAATTTTCTCAAAGCCACTAAGATGCTTCAACAACCACTTGAGCAACTACTACAAGATTTCCAACCTAGTTGCCTTGTTGCCGACATGTTCTTTCCTTGGGCAACTGATGTTGCAGCTAAATTTGGTATTCCAAGGCTTGTTTTCCATGGGATCAGTTTTTTTTCTCTGTCTGTAGACCATAGTTTGAGACTATATGAACCTCACAAGAAAGTTTTTTCTGATTCTGAACCTTTTGTCCTACCGAATTTTCCGGGGGATATAAAGTTGACAAGGATGCAACTTCCCGACTTCATTAAGCATGAAGTTGAAACAGATTTTTCCAAGTTGTTGCAAGAAGTTATGGAATCAGAGTTGAGGAGCTATGGGGTAGTTGTTAACAGCTTCTATGAGCTCGAGCCAGCTTATGCAGAGCATTACAAGAATGTTATGGGAAGAAAGGCATGGCATATAGGTCCAGTCTCACTATGCAACAAGGGTGCTGAAGATAAAACCCAAAGGGGAAAGGAAGCCTCCATTGATGAACATGAGTGTTTAAAGTGGCTTGCCACAAAGAAACCCAATTCagttgtttatatttgttttgggAGTATAGCACACTTTAGTGACTCTCAGCTCATGGAGATTGCAATGGGTCTTGAGGCTTCTGGACAGCAATTCATTTGGGTTGTGAGGAAAGccaaaaatgagaaagaagaggaagattgGTTACCTAAAGGATTTGAGAAAAGAATGGAAGGTAAGGGCCTAATTATAAGAGGTTGGGCACCCCAAGTGTTGATCCTTGAGCATGAAGCAGTTGGAGGATTTGTGACTCATTGTGGGTGGAACTCGACCTTGGAAGGAGTGAGTGCAGGGGTACCCATGGTCACGTGGCCTATGGGTGCTGAGCAGTTTTACAATGAAAAGTTAGTGACTCAAATATTGAAAATTGGGGTTGATGTTTGTGCTCGACAATGGTCAAGAGTATTGATGGGAGATGGTATCAAGTGGGAAGCAATAGAGAAGGCAGTGAGGCAAATTATGGTTGGTGAAGAAGCAGAGGAAATGAGAGGTAGAGCCAAGGCACTTGGGAAGATGGCAAGGAGGGCTATTGAAGAAGGGGGATCATCCTATTCTGATTTGATTGCTTTAATTGAAGAATTAAGGTCGTATTGCCCTTGA